In one Chitinophaga sancti genomic region, the following are encoded:
- a CDS encoding lytic transglycosylase domain-containing protein — protein sequence MRKIFLLLLLPTLGAWHFEAIGGNSVPKKVVTPIGGPDTTVLNHKVRLPRDTSIVPSVTSQAVRQNAQSLPSSISNPKVYEQINNNIVAGYINNFASRYSQHLQVMISRGQPYFVMVEKIFREHGIPEEMKYLAVIESSFNTNARSRVGAVGAWQFMSGTARIFGLSVGKKVDERKDFYKSTVAAAKFLNELYNQFGDWLLVVAAYNCGPGGVQRAMAASGRSDFWGMQYFLPAESRNHVYKFIATGYILDRFNTFFGVGNDDNNDHPGVSTINVPASAVNFASTELTEEEMYSTVEFNITGKYRLEAIAKKLNIEQAQMEHLNPDFARMMAGPENSYDLRIPKDKMKQFQAEKEEILKESLALILDERATGLDKSKFPPPAKLTPTAEAKAGKAKATPAAKAKAPLAKKKGTTAAAKKKATAKKAGAGKKAAATKKKTTHKK from the coding sequence ATGAGGAAAATCTTTTTACTACTGCTGTTACCAACTTTGGGTGCATGGCATTTTGAAGCGATTGGTGGCAACAGCGTACCTAAGAAGGTGGTTACTCCCATAGGAGGCCCAGATACTACGGTATTGAACCACAAAGTTCGGTTACCCAGGGACACATCAATTGTGCCTTCAGTAACCTCTCAGGCCGTGCGTCAAAACGCACAGAGCCTGCCGTCCAGCATCAGCAATCCGAAGGTCTATGAACAGATCAACAACAACATTGTAGCTGGATACATCAATAACTTTGCCAGCAGGTATAGTCAACATCTGCAGGTAATGATCTCCAGAGGTCAGCCTTACTTTGTAATGGTAGAAAAGATCTTTAGAGAACATGGTATTCCTGAAGAAATGAAATACCTGGCCGTTATTGAATCTAGTTTTAACACCAACGCCCGTTCCCGCGTGGGCGCTGTAGGAGCCTGGCAGTTCATGTCCGGTACTGCACGCATCTTCGGTCTGAGCGTAGGTAAAAAAGTAGATGAACGTAAAGACTTCTACAAATCCACTGTAGCAGCAGCTAAGTTCCTCAATGAACTGTACAACCAGTTCGGCGACTGGTTACTGGTAGTAGCAGCTTACAACTGTGGCCCTGGTGGCGTACAACGCGCTATGGCAGCAAGTGGACGCAGCGATTTCTGGGGCATGCAATATTTTCTGCCTGCTGAATCCAGAAACCATGTTTACAAATTCATCGCGACCGGTTACATCCTCGATAGGTTCAATACCTTCTTCGGTGTGGGGAATGATGACAACAATGACCATCCAGGCGTATCTACCATCAATGTTCCGGCTTCTGCTGTAAATTTCGCTTCTACTGAACTGACAGAAGAAGAAATGTACAGTACTGTAGAGTTCAACATTACCGGCAAATATCGTCTCGAAGCCATTGCTAAGAAACTGAATATTGAACAGGCACAAATGGAACACCTGAATCCTGATTTCGCAAGAATGATGGCAGGCCCAGAAAATAGCTACGACCTGCGTATTCCGAAAGATAAAATGAAGCAGTTCCAGGCAGAGAAAGAAGAGATCCTGAAAGAATCGCTGGCCCTCATACTGGATGAAAGAGCAACAGGTCTTGATAAGTCTAAGTTTCCACCGCCGGCTAAATTAACACCGACGGCAGAAGCAAAGGCAGGAAAAGCAAAAGCTACTCCTGCAGCCAAGGCAAAAGCACCGCTTGCTAAGAAGAAAGGAACAACTGCAGCAGCGAAAAAGAAAGCTACGGCAAAGAAAGCAGGCGCTGGCAAAAAGGCAGCAGCAACAAAGAAGAAAACGACACACAAGAAATAA
- a CDS encoding ATP-binding protein translates to MNRIKIQHFGPIGEGFSDDDGFMDIKKFTVFIGNQGTGKSSVAKLISTLSWLEKALFRSEIKENYVTGYNRFVKEYVNYQNIRNYFRENTVITYEGAAYNFDFRDGKLQINRNPGNIEEVYRAPKIMYVPAERNFLSAVENPEKLKGLPKTLSTFWEEMQRSLQELSASIELPLGNAKLEYDKLNRIPKIDLGEGRKLRLSEASSGFQSFIPLFLVSRNLSMSINRESNSSKNQLSGEQQQRLQMEIERIILDTSISQEVKENAMRLLSSKYKNESFLNIVEEIEQNLFPQSQKIILFKLIEYANRLEKNQLILTTHSPYIINYLTIAIKGYQLWNKMKGRDQNLSLQEKLNEIVPLNSCVDGEETIIYQLTENGSIFKLPSFEGIPSDNNYLNHILADINDSFDKLLEIEEEIV, encoded by the coding sequence ATGAATAGGATTAAAATACAACACTTTGGCCCCATTGGAGAAGGTTTCTCTGATGATGACGGGTTCATGGATATTAAGAAATTCACTGTTTTTATTGGCAACCAGGGAACCGGGAAAAGTAGTGTTGCAAAATTAATCTCTACCTTAAGTTGGCTGGAAAAGGCACTTTTCAGAAGCGAAATAAAAGAAAATTATGTTACAGGATACAACAGATTTGTAAAAGAATATGTCAATTATCAGAATATCCGTAATTATTTTAGGGAGAACACAGTTATTACCTACGAGGGCGCAGCCTACAACTTCGATTTTCGTGATGGGAAATTACAGATAAATAGAAATCCGGGAAATATTGAAGAGGTATATCGTGCACCCAAAATAATGTACGTTCCTGCTGAAAGAAATTTTCTAAGTGCAGTAGAAAATCCCGAGAAATTAAAAGGGTTACCCAAAACCCTATCCACTTTTTGGGAAGAGATGCAGCGTTCATTACAAGAACTTTCAGCCTCTATTGAGTTACCACTGGGTAATGCCAAACTTGAATATGATAAACTTAATCGCATCCCTAAAATTGATCTTGGCGAAGGTCGAAAGCTGAGACTTTCAGAAGCATCAAGTGGATTTCAATCATTTATTCCCTTGTTTCTGGTATCCAGGAATTTGAGTATGTCGATTAATAGGGAATCTAACTCTTCTAAAAATCAGTTAAGCGGCGAACAACAACAACGCCTGCAAATGGAAATTGAAAGGATCATTTTAGATACTTCAATTTCACAGGAAGTAAAAGAAAACGCGATGCGTCTGCTTTCGTCCAAATATAAAAATGAATCATTTCTCAATATTGTTGAAGAAATCGAGCAAAACCTATTTCCTCAATCTCAGAAGATCATCCTATTCAAGCTGATTGAATACGCCAACCGACTAGAAAAAAATCAACTAATACTTACAACACACAGTCCCTATATAATTAATTACCTGACAATTGCCATAAAGGGATATCAATTATGGAATAAAATGAAGGGACGGGATCAAAACCTATCCTTGCAGGAAAAACTGAACGAAATTGTACCCCTCAACTCATGTGTAGATGGGGAAGAGACGATTATCTATCAGTTAACTGAAAATGGAAGTATCTTCAAGCTCCCCAGTTTTGAAGGCATACCTTCTGATAATAATTATCTTAATCATATACTTGCCGATATCAATGATTCATTCGACAAGTTGCTTGAAATAGAAGAGGAAATTGTATGA
- a CDS encoding autorepressor SdpR family transcription factor, producing the protein MNTVFKALNDKTRRDILELLKDGDKTAGDVADHFQFSKPTISHHLDLLKQAELLTSEKKGQYIYYSLNTTVVDELLKWVLQFTPSINKMPAYENK; encoded by the coding sequence ATGAACACCGTCTTCAAAGCACTCAACGACAAAACCCGTCGTGATATCCTGGAACTACTCAAAGACGGGGATAAGACCGCCGGGGACGTTGCCGATCATTTCCAGTTCTCGAAACCCACCATCTCGCATCACCTTGACCTGCTTAAACAGGCGGAGCTGCTAACCAGTGAAAAAAAGGGTCAATACATTTATTACTCTTTAAATACCACTGTCGTAGATGAGCTCCTGAAATGGGTTTTACAATTCACACCATCAATTAATAAAATGCCCGCTTATGAAAACAAATGA
- a CDS encoding SdpI family protein has protein sequence MKTNDWLRELPFVLLIALPWMVFLYLADSLPAQVPSHYSISSNGWVVDSWMSPSGFVTTTTLVTLFLYLVMTVSAYFFPGKLPWLYYFKLALILFFDAIAICTIAGSNMDITMFSNLVMLGSCAIINGFVFWLFKYVKKVAKEPIFPKYYNIIWAGTHFIITLPLILIIFSRQNWVGHRTIPQAVLLFFAVLANLTYNVKPNRFIGIRTPWTLADEEIWRKTNRVCSKWFFIVSLAGFVISVFAPEQWIPRVMIIVPLFCAGSAMIYSYWLYKKRGSM, from the coding sequence ATGAAAACAAATGACTGGCTCAGAGAGCTGCCTTTTGTATTACTCATTGCCCTCCCATGGATGGTATTCCTATACCTGGCTGACAGCTTACCTGCCCAGGTACCATCGCATTATTCCATTAGCAGCAATGGTTGGGTCGTAGATAGCTGGATGTCGCCTTCGGGCTTCGTTACCACCACTACACTGGTAACCTTATTTTTGTACCTGGTGATGACTGTTTCTGCTTATTTTTTCCCCGGAAAGCTGCCCTGGCTGTACTATTTTAAGTTGGCCCTCATCCTGTTTTTCGATGCCATCGCCATCTGCACCATTGCAGGTTCTAACATGGATATAACGATGTTTTCAAACCTCGTTATGCTGGGATCATGTGCAATCATCAATGGATTTGTTTTTTGGCTATTTAAATATGTGAAGAAAGTGGCGAAGGAGCCTATCTTCCCAAAGTATTATAATATCATCTGGGCCGGCACCCATTTTATCATTACCCTGCCCCTGATATTGATTATCTTCTCCCGGCAAAACTGGGTAGGGCACCGTACCATTCCGCAGGCAGTATTATTATTCTTTGCCGTATTGGCAAACCTGACTTATAATGTAAAACCAAACCGGTTTATTGGCATTCGTACGCCCTGGACCCTGGCAGATGAAGAGATATGGAGAAAAACAAACCGGGTGTGTTCCAAATGGTTTTTTATCGTCTCACTGGCGGGCTTTGTGATCAGCGTTTTTGCGCCTGAACAATGGATCCCCCGTGTGATGATCATTGTACCACTTTTCTGTGCGGGGAGTGCGATGATCTATTCTTATTGGTTGTATAAAAAAAGAGGCAGTATGTAA
- a CDS encoding phosphocholine-specific phospholipase C encodes MDTRRDFLKKAAILSGSAGLAGVLPPAIQRALAIDPAPGSTYMDAEHIVILMQENRSFDHCYGTLRGVRGFNDPRAIQLANQNLVWLQSNKAGETYAPFRLDLKDSKATWMSSLPHSWENQVDARNGGKYDKWLDEKRSGNKEYADLPMTMGYYTREDIPFYYALADAFTICDQNFCSSLTGTTPNRLYFWTGTLRNQEGIPAVRNNECDYPEPGSWTTYPERLEDAGISWKVYQNELSVGVGFDGEEDAWLANFTDNPLEFFTQYKPQLSEAHLKHVQNEIARYQKELENKSLPHDERVEREEKLASLKKHHEQYNAAVFAALSQREKNLHEKAFVTNKKDPDYHSLTPLRYHDGNVEREIKVPKGDVLYQFREDVKTGTLPTVSWLVAPEAFSDHPGSPWYGAYYISEVMDILTQNPDVWKKTVFILAYDENDGDFDHVPPFVPPHGEGHGKASKGIDLATEFVTREQEMKKKGWQEEDIRESVIGLGYRVPLVVASPWSRGGVVNSQVFDHTSTLQFLEKFLAHKTGKKVIETNISTWRRTVCGDLSSVFQPFTGDKPTGLTPIVRDEYIQTIHMAKFKGMPAGFKLLSKAEIAAINSDPANAPYMAKQEKGTKPSSPLPYDLHVEGALSKDRKHFEISFGSGKGIGAPFNVYRVADAQSWAYTVAAGDTLKDEWALAHFTNGAYHLRVYGPNGFFREFKGDGNDAAVECVCKYEGKGKIAFNLQNVDAAKKHEIVIRDNGYKREAQQFSLAAKAGKSVSYSLLDHGGWYDFSVMIDGCEKRYAGRVETGAMSITDPVMGRTI; translated from the coding sequence ATGGATACCAGGAGAGATTTTCTAAAAAAAGCTGCGATATTATCAGGCAGCGCCGGACTTGCGGGCGTGTTACCACCTGCCATTCAAAGAGCATTGGCCATTGACCCAGCTCCCGGCAGCACCTATATGGATGCTGAACATATTGTGATCCTCATGCAGGAGAACAGATCTTTTGACCACTGTTATGGTACCCTGCGTGGCGTACGTGGTTTCAATGACCCGCGTGCAATTCAGCTGGCGAATCAAAACCTCGTGTGGTTACAATCGAATAAAGCAGGTGAGACCTATGCACCTTTTCGCCTGGACCTGAAAGATTCAAAAGCCACCTGGATGAGCTCTTTGCCGCATAGCTGGGAGAACCAGGTAGATGCACGTAATGGTGGAAAGTATGATAAATGGCTGGATGAAAAACGCTCGGGCAATAAAGAATATGCAGATCTGCCAATGACGATGGGGTATTACACGCGTGAAGATATTCCATTCTATTATGCACTGGCAGATGCTTTCACGATCTGTGACCAGAACTTCTGTTCATCATTGACAGGTACGACCCCCAATCGTTTGTACTTTTGGACGGGTACACTGCGCAACCAGGAAGGGATTCCGGCAGTGCGTAATAATGAATGTGATTATCCTGAACCAGGTAGCTGGACGACTTATCCTGAGCGACTGGAAGATGCCGGCATTTCATGGAAGGTCTATCAGAATGAACTGAGTGTGGGTGTAGGATTTGATGGAGAGGAAGATGCGTGGCTGGCAAACTTTACAGACAATCCACTGGAGTTTTTTACACAATATAAACCGCAGTTGTCCGAAGCGCATTTGAAACATGTGCAAAATGAGATAGCGCGTTACCAAAAAGAATTAGAGAATAAATCATTGCCTCATGATGAGCGGGTGGAGCGGGAAGAGAAATTGGCAAGCCTGAAAAAACATCACGAGCAGTACAATGCAGCAGTATTTGCAGCTTTGTCGCAGCGGGAGAAGAACCTGCATGAGAAAGCATTTGTGACGAATAAGAAAGATCCGGATTATCATTCGCTCACGCCTTTGCGTTATCATGATGGGAATGTGGAAAGAGAAATAAAAGTACCGAAGGGAGATGTGTTATACCAGTTCCGGGAGGATGTGAAAACCGGAACTTTGCCTACAGTATCCTGGTTAGTAGCACCAGAGGCATTTTCGGATCATCCGGGTTCACCATGGTATGGTGCGTATTATATTTCTGAGGTGATGGATATACTGACACAGAATCCAGACGTGTGGAAGAAGACTGTTTTCATTTTAGCATATGATGAAAATGATGGTGATTTTGATCACGTGCCGCCATTTGTGCCACCGCATGGAGAGGGCCATGGTAAGGCTTCTAAGGGCATTGACCTGGCAACGGAGTTTGTGACAAGGGAGCAGGAAATGAAGAAGAAAGGCTGGCAGGAGGAAGATATTCGTGAGAGCGTGATTGGTTTAGGTTATCGTGTACCCTTAGTCGTTGCTTCACCGTGGAGCAGGGGTGGGGTGGTAAATTCCCAGGTGTTTGATCATACTTCGACCTTGCAGTTCTTAGAGAAATTCCTGGCGCATAAGACGGGGAAGAAGGTGATAGAAACGAATATCAGTACATGGAGACGTACGGTGTGCGGGGATCTCTCATCCGTATTCCAGCCCTTTACGGGTGATAAGCCGACCGGCTTGACGCCGATTGTCCGTGATGAGTATATCCAGACGATACATATGGCGAAGTTTAAAGGCATGCCGGCTGGGTTTAAGTTGCTGTCTAAGGCCGAAATAGCTGCTATCAATTCAGATCCCGCAAATGCGCCTTATATGGCGAAACAGGAGAAGGGTACGAAGCCGTCTTCTCCATTGCCGTATGATTTGCATGTGGAAGGGGCTTTGAGTAAGGATAGGAAACATTTTGAGATCAGTTTTGGTAGTGGAAAAGGTATTGGTGCTCCATTTAATGTGTATAGAGTGGCAGATGCGCAGTCATGGGCGTATACAGTGGCAGCAGGAGATACATTGAAGGATGAATGGGCCCTGGCTCATTTTACAAATGGGGCGTATCATTTGAGGGTGTATGGACCGAATGGGTTCTTCAGGGAATTTAAGGGGGATGGGAATGATGCGGCGGTGGAATGTGTTTGTAAGTATGAGGGGAAGGGGAAGATCGCATTTAATTTGCAGAATGTGGATGCGGCTAAGAAACATGAAATTGTTATTAGAGACAATGGGTATAAGAGAGAAGCGCAGCAATTTTCACTGGCAGCAAAGGCCGGTAAATCTGTAAGTTATTCCTTGCTGGATCATGGAGGATGGTATGATTTCAGTGTGATGATTGATGGTTGTGAGAAGAGGTATGCGGGTAGAGTGGAGACGGGAGCGATGAGTATAACGGACCCGGTGATGGGGCGTACGATATAA
- a CDS encoding GH92 family glycosyl hydrolase produces the protein MLRTGLLLCSLLYCQFLFADTSNVTDTTDRVRYVNTLQGTNSSFTLTRGNTYPTTALPFGMHTWTPQTGVNGDGWKYQYEKDSIRGFQQAHQCSSWSNDYCVFSLMPVTGKLAVNQFQRAARFSHKNEIAKPNYYKVTLDNHITTEIAPTERGAHLRFTFPRSGDAWLVLDGYTRISDVKIIPAERKIIGYINNGQQLSRELRSYFVLQFDQPFTAYGVWDSKTGTLTADTLNGKNAYIKFKKGAAVQVKTASSYISQDQAELNLQRELGSFASFDQTKNAAWKVWNDYLGKVKVEGGTPAQKATFYSCFFRASLFSRQFFEYDKNGLPYYYSPYDDKVHAGYLYTDTGFWDTFRAQFPLNALLHPTMHGRYVAALLDAYDQCGWLPAWSFPGEGGSMIGNHAISLLADAWAKGLHTFDPQKALKAYLHEATNKGPWGPANGRDGWKEYYTLGYCPYPGVREATAKTLEYAYDDFCGYTLAQQTGNTFCEDVFGRQMYNYRNVYDSLTGYMRGRQADGSFKPDFDPIEWGGPFTEGNAVHWQWSVFHDIRGLINMMGGDSAFVHKLDTVFSSPNNFKVGTYGGPIHEMTEMVMANMGQYAHGNQPIQHMVYLYNYAGQPWKAQYWARAVMEKLYNATENGYPGDEDQGQTSSWYVLSALGFYSVCPGTDQYVMGSPVFNKTTITLENGKQFVIEANNNSSKNVYIQSATLNGQVLTKDWLSHTDITNGGILHLEMSDKPAMSRGISKSDRPFSLTK, from the coding sequence ATGCTTAGAACAGGTCTCCTGCTGTGCAGTCTATTGTACTGCCAGTTCCTATTTGCTGACACTTCAAACGTAACTGATACTACCGACCGGGTCAGGTACGTAAACACCTTACAGGGTACAAATTCCAGTTTCACCCTCACCAGGGGTAATACCTATCCCACTACTGCCCTTCCCTTTGGAATGCATACCTGGACACCGCAAACAGGTGTAAATGGCGATGGCTGGAAATACCAGTACGAAAAAGACAGCATCCGTGGCTTTCAACAAGCCCATCAATGTAGCTCATGGTCCAATGACTACTGTGTATTCTCACTGATGCCCGTTACAGGCAAACTGGCCGTTAACCAGTTCCAGCGTGCGGCACGCTTCAGTCACAAAAATGAGATTGCTAAACCTAACTATTACAAGGTTACGCTCGACAATCACATCACCACCGAAATTGCGCCTACTGAAAGAGGGGCACACCTCCGCTTTACATTTCCCCGCTCCGGCGATGCATGGCTGGTATTAGACGGATATACCCGTATCAGTGATGTGAAGATCATTCCTGCTGAAAGAAAGATCATTGGCTACATCAACAACGGCCAACAGTTATCCCGGGAACTGCGCAGTTATTTTGTATTGCAGTTCGATCAGCCATTCACTGCCTATGGCGTGTGGGATAGCAAAACAGGCACCCTCACTGCCGATACCCTGAATGGTAAAAACGCATATATCAAATTCAAAAAAGGAGCAGCTGTTCAGGTAAAAACTGCCAGCAGCTATATTAGCCAGGATCAGGCGGAACTCAACCTGCAAAGGGAACTGGGCAGCTTCGCTTCTTTTGATCAGACAAAAAATGCTGCCTGGAAAGTATGGAATGATTACCTCGGTAAAGTAAAAGTTGAAGGTGGTACACCTGCACAAAAAGCGACTTTCTATTCCTGCTTTTTCAGAGCAAGCCTGTTCTCCCGCCAGTTCTTTGAATATGATAAAAATGGCCTGCCTTATTACTATAGCCCATATGATGATAAGGTACATGCAGGTTATCTCTATACAGATACGGGATTCTGGGATACTTTCCGTGCACAGTTCCCGCTCAATGCATTGTTGCACCCCACTATGCATGGCCGTTATGTAGCTGCCCTGTTAGATGCTTATGACCAGTGCGGATGGTTGCCAGCCTGGTCTTTCCCTGGTGAAGGGGGTAGTATGATCGGGAATCACGCCATCTCCTTACTGGCAGATGCGTGGGCAAAAGGCTTGCATACTTTCGATCCGCAAAAAGCATTGAAGGCTTACTTGCATGAAGCGACCAATAAAGGACCATGGGGACCCGCAAATGGCCGTGATGGCTGGAAAGAGTATTACACTTTAGGCTACTGCCCTTATCCTGGTGTGAGGGAAGCAACGGCAAAAACACTGGAATATGCGTATGATGATTTCTGCGGGTATACGTTGGCGCAGCAAACAGGTAATACTTTTTGTGAAGATGTGTTTGGCAGGCAGATGTACAACTATAGGAATGTATACGATAGCCTGACTGGCTATATGAGAGGCAGACAGGCTGATGGTAGTTTTAAGCCGGATTTTGATCCGATTGAGTGGGGTGGTCCGTTTACAGAAGGGAATGCGGTGCACTGGCAATGGTCAGTGTTTCATGATATCCGGGGCCTGATCAATATGATGGGGGGTGATAGTGCCTTTGTACATAAATTAGATACCGTGTTTTCTTCTCCCAATAATTTCAAAGTAGGTACTTATGGTGGACCGATACATGAGATGACGGAGATGGTGATGGCGAATATGGGGCAGTATGCACATGGGAATCAGCCAATACAGCATATGGTGTATTTGTACAATTATGCCGGGCAGCCCTGGAAGGCACAGTACTGGGCAAGAGCGGTAATGGAGAAGTTGTATAATGCAACGGAGAATGGGTATCCGGGAGATGAAGACCAGGGACAGACTTCTTCATGGTATGTATTGAGTGCCTTAGGTTTTTATAGTGTATGCCCGGGTACGGATCAATATGTGATGGGGAGTCCGGTGTTTAACAAAACAACGATCACTTTGGAAAACGGGAAGCAATTTGTAATTGAAGCGAATAATAATTCTTCTAAAAATGTGTATATCCAATCAGCTACGCTGAATGGGCAGGTGTTGACGAAGGATTGGTTATCTCATACAGATATTACCAATGGCGGCATCTTACACTTAGAAATGTCTGACAAACCAGCGATGTCAAGAGGCATTTCAAAAAGTGACAGGCCATTCTCCTTAACTAAATAG
- a CDS encoding 3-ketoacyl-ACP reductase — MESLKGKNALITGAGKGIGKAVAQQLAAEGANLALIARTEKDLQAVAAELAGTGVKIVYATADVADRQAVETAIAKLSAELGTIDILINNAGVGKFGKFMDLSPEEWENIVKVNLFGAYYTVRAVLPGMLSCQTGDIVNISSTAGKNGAAVTSAYSASKFGLIGMSESLMQEVRKSNIRVTTLTPSTIATDMAIDLKLTDGNPEKVMQAEDFAELIVSQLKLNRRVFVKEAGIWSTNP; from the coding sequence ATGGAATCATTAAAAGGTAAAAATGCGTTGATCACAGGCGCAGGTAAGGGAATAGGGAAGGCAGTGGCTCAACAGTTGGCAGCAGAAGGTGCGAACCTCGCACTGATTGCACGTACAGAAAAAGATTTACAGGCAGTGGCTGCTGAACTGGCAGGTACCGGTGTAAAGATCGTATATGCTACGGCTGACGTAGCAGACAGGCAGGCAGTAGAAACTGCTATTGCAAAACTCAGTGCAGAACTGGGAACGATTGATATCCTGATCAATAATGCGGGTGTAGGTAAGTTTGGCAAGTTCATGGATCTGTCACCGGAAGAGTGGGAAAACATTGTAAAGGTGAACCTGTTTGGTGCTTATTATACGGTTCGTGCGGTGTTGCCAGGGATGCTCTCCTGCCAGACAGGAGATATTGTGAATATCTCCTCTACTGCTGGTAAAAATGGAGCAGCAGTGACCAGCGCTTATAGTGCATCTAAGTTCGGATTGATTGGTATGTCTGAATCACTGATGCAGGAAGTGCGTAAGTCTAACATCCGTGTAACCACGCTGACGCCGAGCACTATTGCTACGGATATGGCGATTGATTTGAAACTGACAGATGGTAATCCTGAGAAGGTGATGCAGGCGGAAGATTTCGCGGAGTTGATAGTGAGTCAGCTGAAGCTGAACAGGAGAGTGTTTGTGAAAGAGGCGGGTATCTGGTCTACAAATCCCTGA
- a CDS encoding phosphotransferase — protein sequence MNNSLLSMLPAHKLPAVETALQQTFGTPAIEAIELMTRGLSPALVYKIRVNGKDYILRLVMAINELADPAREYVCLHAAADAGIAPAVLYADAAAAISICAYIAGPPIWVGLPDKDIQLKSIAEKVKAIHALPLFPPLINFLEGVIVFRDRFLEMKMFPESATAEHFSYFDKIKAIYPINDELVSSHNDLNPANILYDGEKIWMIDWEAGFKNDRYVDLAVVALYFAANEQHIDTFLTAYFGAAPTALQKAKFYLMRQVVFLYYGTIFLRMAAEMKDVHDQDMKVPTLLDVKKMMSKNEVNLGSYEGKILYGKMLMQEALTEMQQPAFEASLALLN from the coding sequence ATGAACAATTCCCTTCTTTCCATGCTGCCCGCACATAAGCTACCAGCGGTAGAAACTGCCCTGCAGCAAACATTTGGAACACCCGCCATAGAAGCCATTGAGCTCATGACAAGGGGGCTTTCACCCGCTTTAGTATACAAGATCCGGGTAAATGGTAAAGACTATATTCTGAGGCTGGTAATGGCCATCAATGAACTCGCAGATCCTGCACGTGAATACGTATGTCTGCATGCCGCAGCAGATGCAGGTATCGCTCCTGCCGTATTATATGCGGATGCTGCTGCCGCAATTTCTATCTGTGCATATATTGCCGGTCCGCCCATCTGGGTAGGGCTCCCGGACAAAGATATACAGCTCAAAAGCATTGCCGAAAAAGTAAAGGCGATTCATGCCCTCCCGCTCTTTCCGCCACTCATCAATTTCCTGGAAGGGGTGATTGTTTTCAGGGATCGCTTCCTGGAAATGAAGATGTTTCCCGAAAGCGCAACTGCTGAGCATTTTAGTTATTTCGACAAGATAAAAGCTATTTATCCTATCAATGACGAACTCGTTTCTTCACACAATGACCTGAATCCGGCGAATATATTGTATGATGGAGAAAAGATCTGGATGATTGACTGGGAGGCGGGTTTTAAGAATGACCGCTACGTAGACCTGGCTGTCGTTGCCTTGTACTTTGCAGCGAATGAACAGCATATCGATACATTCCTTACTGCGTATTTTGGGGCAGCGCCAACGGCTTTGCAAAAAGCGAAGTTCTACTTGATGCGGCAAGTGGTGTTCCTCTATTATGGTACCATCTTTTTAAGAATGGCAGCAGAGATGAAGGATGTACACGACCAGGATATGAAAGTGCCTACCCTGCTGGACGTGAAAAAGATGATGAGTAAGAATGAGGTGAACTTAGGTAGCTATGAAGGGAAGATCCTGTATGGGAAAATGCTGATGCAGGAAGCCCTGACAGAAATGCAGCAACCGGCATTTGAAGCATCACTTGCATTATTGAATTAA
- a CDS encoding MarR family winged helix-turn-helix transcriptional regulator, with protein sequence MTNISPSLKLILNLSKAHVILSRRLETRLSGHGIGYTDFAILLILHEAPGQKLRRVDLAEKIGFTASGVTRMLIPLEKIGLVQREAYERDARVSYVGLTDIGKQIFGEALSAAEVVAQDIFSTDTITPAKAKKLDAFSDMLTELGGNII encoded by the coding sequence ATGACTAACATCAGTCCATCTTTAAAGCTCATACTCAATCTCTCAAAGGCCCACGTCATCCTTTCCCGCAGGCTGGAAACCCGTCTTTCCGGCCATGGCATTGGCTATACCGACTTTGCCATCCTCCTGATCCTGCATGAAGCACCCGGCCAGAAACTCCGCCGCGTAGACCTTGCCGAAAAAATAGGATTTACTGCCTCGGGCGTTACCCGCATGCTGATACCCTTAGAAAAAATAGGGCTTGTACAACGCGAAGCCTATGAAAGAGATGCCCGTGTCAGCTATGTAGGTTTAACCGATATTGGCAAACAGATCTTCGGAGAAGCCCTCAGCGCTGCCGAAGTCGTAGCCCAGGATATATTTTCCACCGATACTATTACCCCTGCCAAAGCCAAAAAACTGGACGCCTTTTCAGACATGCTCACAGAACTTGGTGGCAACATTATTTAA